In the Chroococcidiopsis sp. SAG 2025 genome, one interval contains:
- a CDS encoding M28 family peptidase, with translation MDLKQRLQNHLTEIVRDRDPFLSTAGHFFVRQYIHAELSQWGKVDIHEFQIRGQTFQNLILNLPCLQQSSKRKSPPILIGAHYDTIPGTPGADDNATGVSVLLELARSFANQPAKYPIQLVAFDLEEYGFTGKDGIAVGSGASAYADLLRQQRQPLRLMISLEMLGYSDATPGSQRYPSPLERFYPNRGDFIALIGNLSIVPDLIHLSRNIRQVGVPSEWLPVPNRGRIVPQTRLSDHAPFWDRGYRAMMVTDTAMLRNPHYHKPSDRIETLNLDFLTGVCQGLIQGIRQLR, from the coding sequence GTGGATCTCAAACAACGCTTGCAGAATCATTTAACGGAAATAGTCCGCGATCGCGATCCTTTCCTATCAACAGCAGGACATTTCTTCGTCCGCCAATATATTCATGCAGAACTCAGTCAATGGGGCAAGGTAGACATTCATGAATTTCAAATTAGAGGACAAACTTTTCAAAACTTAATTCTCAATCTTCCTTGCTTGCAACAAAGCAGTAAGAGAAAATCTCCACCAATTTTAATTGGCGCGCATTACGACACCATTCCCGGTACGCCTGGGGCAGATGATAATGCTACAGGTGTATCGGTGTTACTAGAATTAGCAAGATCTTTTGCTAACCAACCAGCTAAATATCCCATTCAACTCGTAGCATTTGATTTAGAAGAATACGGATTTACCGGAAAAGACGGTATCGCTGTAGGTTCGGGTGCGTCTGCATATGCCGATTTATTACGCCAGCAGCGACAACCGCTACGTTTGATGATTTCCCTTGAAATGTTGGGTTATAGCGATGCTACACCTGGATCGCAACGATACCCAAGTCCATTAGAACGTTTTTACCCTAATCGCGGCGATTTCATTGCTTTAATCGGTAATTTATCGATCGTTCCTGACTTAATTCATCTCAGCCGAAATATACGCCAAGTAGGAGTTCCTAGCGAGTGGTTGCCAGTTCCCAACCGAGGTAGGATTGTTCCCCAAACGCGATTAAGCGATCACGCGCCCTTTTGGGATCGAGGATATCGAGCGATGATGGTTACAGATACAGCAATGTTACGCAACCCTCACTATCACAAACCGAGCGATCGCATTGAAACCTTAAATTTAGATTTTCTCACGGGTGTTTGTCAGGGATTAATTCAAGGTATTCGTCAGTTAAGATAA
- a CDS encoding lysylphosphatidylglycerol synthase domain-containing protein — protein MNLKRLSQFGSPILGLLLFGVSLWAIATQLREFDYRDIFRSLAGIPKSYIVLALICTALNYLMLTGYDALAMRYIRRSIPFRKVALTAIISQAITNTAGLELLTGSAIRYRFYSAWGLSTLEIAKVITFCHVSFWLGFFAVAGLVLIGEPVSVPSLLRIPSNSLFPLGTIFLFLVAGYLLWNTWSHKPMKLGKWGIPRLPGKLSLFQTAIAILDWAIAGGVLYVLLLANAPLSYPSFFGIYILGQLAGVISNVPGGLGVFETVLLLSLSAQIPSAELFGALLAYRGIYYFLPLIVAIVLLGIYELRQRFEKTEFSPRNRT, from the coding sequence ATGAACCTCAAACGCTTATCTCAGTTTGGCTCTCCGATTTTAGGTTTACTCTTATTTGGAGTATCATTGTGGGCGATCGCAACTCAATTGCGAGAGTTTGACTATCGAGATATTTTTCGCAGCTTGGCAGGAATTCCCAAAAGTTACATAGTCCTTGCACTGATTTGCACTGCGCTGAACTACTTGATGCTGACGGGGTATGATGCTTTAGCAATGCGATATATTCGCCGTTCCATACCTTTTCGGAAAGTGGCACTGACGGCGATTATTAGTCAAGCAATTACTAATACTGCCGGATTAGAACTCTTAACTGGCAGCGCGATCCGCTACCGATTTTATTCGGCTTGGGGGCTATCGACTCTAGAAATTGCGAAAGTGATTACTTTCTGTCACGTTAGCTTTTGGTTGGGTTTTTTTGCGGTAGCTGGCTTGGTGTTGATCGGCGAACCTGTATCTGTCCCCTCTTTACTCCGCATTCCCTCAAACTCTTTATTTCCGCTTGGTACGATATTTTTATTTTTAGTTGCAGGATATTTATTGTGGAATACTTGGAGCCACAAGCCGATGAAACTCGGCAAGTGGGGAATTCCGCGCCTTCCTGGTAAGCTTTCACTCTTTCAAACAGCGATCGCGATCCTCGACTGGGCAATTGCAGGCGGCGTTCTTTACGTTTTGCTATTAGCTAACGCTCCCCTATCGTATCCAAGCTTTTTCGGGATCTACATCTTAGGACAGTTGGCAGGAGTTATTAGCAATGTCCCTGGTGGATTAGGCGTGTTTGAAACGGTACTCTTGCTGTCGCTATCAGCGCAAATTCCATCAGCCGAACTATTTGGGGCATTATTAGCATATCGAGGCATTTACTACTTTTTACCTTTGATTGTGGCGAT
- a CDS encoding RNA recognition motif domain-containing protein — MTLFVNNLPHQVAQTDILDLFGNYGSIKHIFYPTHWSTGEGLGFAFVQMTAKPQEEIAKFQLHGAEWMGNALQIREVSSD, encoded by the coding sequence ATGACCCTGTTCGTTAATAACTTACCGCACCAAGTAGCACAAACAGATATTTTAGACCTCTTTGGCAATTATGGTTCTATCAAACATATTTTTTATCCGACTCACTGGAGTACGGGTGAAGGGTTAGGATTTGCCTTCGTCCAAATGACTGCAAAACCTCAAGAAGAAATCGCAAAATTTCAGCTTCACGGTGCTGAGTGGATGGGTAATGCTTTACAAATTCGAGAAGTGAGTTCGGATTAA
- a CDS encoding GlsB/YeaQ/YmgE family stress response membrane protein → MNILAWIVLGLIAGAIAKAIYPGRQGGGILGTLLLGIIGAFIGGTLGTFLSTGTLQLAATTFSIPGIALAVLGAIIAIFIWNAINRRSAV, encoded by the coding sequence GTGAATATTCTAGCTTGGATAGTATTAGGTTTAATTGCTGGTGCGATCGCCAAAGCTATCTATCCCGGTCGTCAAGGTGGCGGTATCTTAGGTACGCTCTTACTAGGTATTATTGGTGCGTTTATAGGTGGTACTTTGGGAACTTTCCTCAGTACGGGAACCTTACAGTTGGCAGCCACAACTTTTAGTATTCCTGGTATAGCTTTAGCAGTTCTTGGTGCAATTATTGCTATATTTATTTGGAATGCAATCAACCGTCGCAGCGCTGTATAA
- a CDS encoding hydantoinase B/oxoprolinase family protein codes for MTVADRAIGRWQFWIDRGGTFTDIVAQHPDGRTIVHKLLSENPERYTDAAIQGIREILGVPADAPLPAAQIGVVKMGTTVATNALLERKGDRTVLVVTKGFRDALRIGYQNRPNIFARQIVLPEMLYERVVEVEERYSAQGEELISVNPAYTLELQAAYDVGIRSCAIVFMHGYRYPQHEQQVAAVARKIGFTQISVSHEVSPLMKLVSRGDTTVVDAYLSPILRRYVDRVASQLEGSRERLAGSSEKRAREATQNSKFKIQNSKFIPNSEFPDPPKLMFMQSNGGLADAQRFQGKDSILSGPAGGIVGAVQTSLMAGFDKIISFDMGGTSTDVAHYAGEYERALETEVAGVRLRTPMMAIHTVAAGGGSIAQFDGARYRVGPESAGANPGPACYRQGGPLTVTDCNIMVGKLQPDLFPKVFGSRGDLPLDAEVVQRKFSQLAAEIGDGRSPERVATGFLAIAVEKMANAIKKISLQRGYDVSEYTLCCFGGAGGQHACLIADALGMQQIFIHPYAGVLSAYGMGLADERALRERAVERVLDVGLVAELEEILTQLELEAKAELDLTDGDNRLTDRIEVMRRVHLRYEGTDSPLVVRYEDIAEMRQQFEVAHRQLYGFIAADRRLIVEAVAVEAILKTEVATEPIVTRRTDAPPVPVKTVQMYTADAWHDTPVYRREDLQPGDCIFSPAIVAEATGTNIVEPGWQAEVTRRNHLVLRKRESGVAGAGLADKLSASTGNLGSKPALTGESGVGKQDKGDLIPNSVFRIPNSPDPVMLEIFNNLFRAIAEQMGITLQNTSSSVNIKERLDFSCAIFDSRGQLVANAPHIPVHLGSMSESVTALIAQKGNSLQPGDVYVSNNPYNGGTHLPDITVITPVWAGLEARFPVETDNLLAKPAPTPIFYVASRGHHADIGGITPGSMPPNSTTVEQEGVLIDNFLLVSQGEFREPELVQLLCDGLYPVRNPMQNFADLKAQIAANERGVQELHKMVEHYSLETVQAYMGFVQDNAAESVRKVIEGLSSGEFAYQLDNGSVIQVAIAIDKSTRSARIDFTGTSPQLETNFNAPAAVCQAAVLYVFRTLVDDDIPLNAGCLEPLETIVPEGCMLNPRYPAAVVAGNVETSQAITDALYGALGVMAAAQSTMNNFTFGSDRHQYYETICGGSGAGADFNGTDAVHTHMTNSRLTDPEVLEWRFPVLLDSFSIRPHSGGEGLHRGGNGVIRRLQFREPMTAAILSGRRVVPPFGLHGGKPGKVGRNYIQRLDGTVEELGSTAIAQMQPGDIFVIETPGGGGFGASKSL; via the coding sequence ATGACGGTAGCCGATCGCGCGATAGGACGTTGGCAGTTTTGGATCGATCGCGGTGGTACGTTTACCGATATCGTGGCGCAGCATCCTGACGGACGAACGATCGTTCACAAACTACTGTCGGAAAATCCAGAACGCTATACCGATGCAGCAATCCAAGGTATACGGGAAATACTGGGCGTTCCTGCCGATGCACCCCTACCAGCAGCACAAATTGGCGTGGTGAAGATGGGAACTACTGTCGCGACAAATGCACTGTTAGAACGTAAAGGCGATCGCACTGTCTTAGTTGTGACAAAAGGCTTTCGAGATGCCTTACGCATCGGCTATCAAAATCGCCCCAACATCTTCGCACGGCAAATCGTTTTACCAGAAATGCTGTACGAACGAGTCGTTGAAGTAGAAGAACGCTACAGCGCCCAAGGCGAAGAACTCATTTCTGTTAATCCAGCCTACACTTTAGAATTGCAAGCAGCTTACGATGTCGGAATTCGTTCCTGTGCGATCGTCTTCATGCACGGCTACCGCTATCCTCAACACGAACAACAAGTTGCAGCCGTAGCCCGAAAAATCGGTTTCACTCAGATTTCAGTCTCCCACGAAGTCAGTCCCTTGATGAAACTCGTTAGTCGAGGCGACACCACCGTAGTTGATGCCTATTTATCTCCCATTTTGCGTAGGTACGTGGATCGGGTGGCGAGTCAGTTGGAAGGGAGCAGGGAGCGCTTAGCAGGGAGCAGCGAAAAGAGAGCTAGGGAAGCAACTCAAAATTCAAAATTCAAAATTCAAAATTCAAAATTTATTCCGAATTCCGAATTTCCCGACCCTCCCAAATTAATGTTCATGCAATCCAATGGTGGGTTAGCAGATGCCCAAAGGTTTCAGGGGAAAGATAGCATTCTCTCGGGACCTGCGGGAGGGATTGTCGGGGCAGTACAGACAAGTTTGATGGCGGGGTTCGATAAGATTATCAGCTTCGATATGGGTGGAACTTCTACAGATGTTGCCCACTACGCAGGCGAATACGAACGGGCGTTAGAAACAGAAGTGGCAGGAGTGCGACTGCGAACGCCGATGATGGCAATACATACGGTGGCGGCGGGTGGCGGTTCGATCGCTCAATTTGACGGGGCGCGCTATCGTGTGGGACCCGAATCAGCCGGGGCAAACCCAGGACCGGCTTGTTATCGTCAAGGAGGACCGCTGACGGTAACGGACTGCAACATCATGGTAGGCAAGTTGCAGCCAGACTTGTTTCCCAAGGTATTTGGATCGCGTGGAGATTTGCCCTTAGATGCAGAAGTCGTGCAACGCAAGTTTAGCCAACTAGCGGCAGAAATTGGGGATGGGCGATCGCCCGAACGAGTCGCAACGGGATTTTTAGCGATCGCTGTGGAAAAAATGGCGAATGCGATTAAGAAGATCTCTCTTCAGCGCGGTTATGACGTGTCGGAATACACTCTCTGCTGTTTTGGCGGCGCAGGCGGACAACATGCTTGTTTAATTGCCGATGCTTTAGGAATGCAGCAGATTTTTATCCATCCCTATGCTGGGGTGCTGTCGGCTTACGGTATGGGTTTAGCAGACGAACGGGCGTTGCGAGAACGTGCCGTGGAGAGGGTTTTAGATGTAGGTTTGGTGGCTGAATTAGAGGAAATTTTAACTCAGTTGGAGTTAGAAGCAAAAGCAGAACTAGACCTTACAGATGGAGATAACCGCCTTACCGATAGGATTGAGGTGATGCGGCGAGTACATTTGCGCTACGAGGGGACAGATTCGCCTTTGGTAGTCCGATATGAAGATATAGCAGAAATGCGACAGCAGTTTGAGGTAGCGCACCGTCAACTGTACGGGTTTATTGCTGCGGATCGACGATTAATTGTCGAGGCTGTAGCTGTGGAGGCGATCTTAAAAACAGAGGTGGCTACAGAACCAATTGTGACCCGGCGCACCGACGCACCTCCCGTACCAGTGAAGACAGTACAAATGTATACAGCCGATGCGTGGCACGACACACCTGTATACAGAAGAGAAGACTTACAACCAGGAGATTGTATTTTCAGTCCTGCGATCGTCGCGGAAGCCACGGGGACGAATATCGTCGAACCTGGTTGGCAAGCCGAAGTGACACGGAGAAATCATTTGGTGTTGAGAAAGCGGGAGTCGGGAGTCGCAGGGGCGGGTTTAGCAGATAAATTGTCAGCCTCAACCGGAAATCTTGGTTCAAAACCCGCCCTTACAGGGGAGTCGGGAGTCGGGAAGCAGGACAAAGGAGATTTAATTCCGAATTCCGTATTCCGTATTCCGAATTCTCCCGATCCGGTTATGTTGGAAATTTTCAATAATTTATTTCGGGCAATCGCAGAACAGATGGGTATAACGTTACAAAATACAAGTTCTTCGGTCAATATCAAAGAAAGGTTGGATTTTTCCTGCGCAATTTTCGATTCTCGCGGACAGTTGGTGGCAAACGCGCCTCACATTCCGGTTCATTTAGGTTCTATGAGTGAAAGCGTGACGGCGTTGATTGCCCAGAAAGGAAATAGCTTGCAACCTGGCGATGTTTACGTATCGAATAATCCTTACAATGGCGGAACTCACCTGCCCGATATTACTGTAATTACTCCCGTCTGGGCGGGTTTGGAAGCAAGATTTCCGGTAGAGACTGACAATTTATTGGCTAAACCCGCCCCTACACCCATTTTCTACGTTGCTTCCAGGGGACACCATGCCGATATTGGCGGGATTACTCCTGGTTCGATGCCACCCAACAGCACAACTGTGGAACAGGAAGGGGTATTAATTGATAATTTTCTGCTGGTATCCCAAGGAGAGTTTCGCGAACCGGAGTTAGTGCAACTCCTGTGTGACGGGTTGTATCCCGTCCGCAACCCGATGCAAAATTTTGCCGATCTCAAAGCTCAAATTGCGGCAAACGAACGCGGCGTGCAAGAACTCCACAAAATGGTAGAACACTACAGCTTGGAAACAGTCCAAGCCTACATGGGTTTTGTCCAAGATAATGCTGCCGAGTCGGTGCGAAAAGTTATAGAAGGACTCAGCAGTGGAGAGTTCGCTTACCAACTCGACAATGGCAGTGTCATTCAAGTTGCGATCGCAATCGATAAATCTACCCGTAGCGCTCGAATCGATTTTACTGGCACTTCTCCCCAACTAGAAACCAATTTTAATGCTCCGGCTGCGGTGTGCCAAGCTGCGGTGTTGTATGTCTTCCGCACTTTGGTAGATGATGATATTCCGCTGAATGCTGGCTGTCTGGAACCGTTGGAAACGATCGTTCCTGAAGGTTGTATGTTGAATCCTCGCTATCCGGCGGCGGTGGTAGCGGGAAATGTCGAGACTTCTCAAGCGATTACCGATGCTTTATATGGTGCTTTGGGTGTGATGGCAGCAGCGCAAAGTACGATGAATAATTTTACTTTTGGTAGCGATCGCCATCAATATTATGAGACGATCTGCGGCGGTTCGGGTGCGGGTGCAGATTTTAACGGCACGGATGCGGTGCATACTCACATGACAAATTCTCGCCTTACCGATCCTGAAGTCTTAGAATGGCGATTTCCAGTCTTGTTAGACAGTTTTAGCATTCGTCCCCACAGTGGCGGTGAAGGCTTGCATCGCGGTGGTAATGGTGTCATTCGCCGCCTTCAGTTTCGCGAACCAATGACAGCTGCCATTCTCTCTGGACGTAGGGTTGTACCTCCCTTTGGTTTGCATGGTGGTAAGCCTGGGAAAGTGGGGAGAAATTACATTCAACGCCTAGATGGTACGGTGGAGGAACTAGGTAGTACGGCGATCGCGCAGATGCAGCCTGGAGATATTTTTGTCATTGAAACCCCAGGTGGTGGTGGCTTTGGTGCTTCTAAGAGTCTTTAA